A window of Amycolatopsis australiensis contains these coding sequences:
- a CDS encoding DUF402 domain-containing protein: protein MSDRRWRPGEIVAERFHRPDGSIGQVHPLRVLEDDGRVLRGWIPAGTRIVGSRLADGRLMRDAPLDQRFRIPRVAVADRWHGTSTLRRIPEDEWSSVWWFFDLEGRFKNWYVNLEIPLGRTPGAVDRIDGVLDVVVERDGTWRWDDEDEAEAALEVGRLTLEQFDRLRAEGERIGALAERGAYPFDGTDTDFRPDPGWPAPELSPRSGEGSAPAPR from the coding sequence GTGAGTGACCGACGCTGGCGGCCGGGGGAGATCGTGGCCGAACGGTTCCACCGCCCCGACGGCTCGATCGGCCAGGTCCACCCGCTGCGCGTGCTCGAAGACGACGGCCGGGTCCTGCGCGGCTGGATCCCGGCGGGCACGCGGATCGTCGGCAGCAGGCTCGCCGACGGCCGCCTGATGCGGGACGCCCCGCTCGACCAGCGGTTCCGCATCCCGCGGGTGGCGGTCGCGGACCGCTGGCACGGCACGTCGACGCTGCGCCGGATCCCCGAGGACGAGTGGTCGTCGGTCTGGTGGTTCTTCGACCTCGAAGGCCGGTTCAAGAACTGGTACGTGAACCTGGAGATCCCGCTGGGCCGCACGCCGGGCGCGGTCGACCGGATCGACGGCGTGCTCGACGTCGTCGTCGAGCGCGACGGAACGTGGCGCTGGGACGACGAGGACGAGGCCGAGGCCGCGCTCGAGGTCGGCCGCCTGACGCTCGAGCAGTTCGACCGGCTGCGCGCGGAGGGCGAGCGGATCGGCGCGCTGGCCGAACGCGGCGCCTATCCGTTCGACGGGACCGACACCGACTTCCGGCCCGACCCGGGCTGGCCGGCGCCGGAGCTCAGCCCGCGGTCAGGAGAAGGATCAGCGCCAGCACCGCGTTGA
- a CDS encoding leucyl aminopeptidase, whose translation MTVPKLALSDNTGEALAKTRADVVVIGTLQGEDGPLLADGAAAVDAAFDGRLAGLLATLGASGKAEEVVKVPTLGKLPAGVVLAVGLGKAGDGVTPEQVRRAAGAAGRALAGTDRALVTLSELDLQAAVEGTILGSYVFTEYRSEKGDAPVAKVDFASPSAGTAREHKATLKAAGSIAEAVITARDLINTPPNDLYPASFADRAKKLAEDNGLEFEVLDEKALKRKGFGGILGVGGGSSRPPRLLRLAYKPAKAAKKVALVGKGITFDSGGISLKPAANMDHMTSDMSGAAGVLASVVLAAKLKYPLEVVAHIPLAENLPSGTSYRPGDVLTMYGGKTVEVLNTDAEGRLVLVDAMVRAAEENPDYLIETSTLTGAQVVALGNRTAGVMGSDGFRDRVAAIMQATGENGWPMPLPEELRTDLDSRLADLANVTGHRWGGMLAAGIFLREFVADGLDWVHIDIAGPSFNTGSPWGYTGKGGTGVPVRSIAAVLADIAANG comes from the coding sequence GTGACCGTGCCTAAGCTCGCCCTGTCCGACAACACCGGGGAGGCACTGGCCAAGACGCGCGCCGACGTGGTCGTCATCGGCACCCTGCAGGGCGAGGACGGCCCGCTGCTCGCCGACGGCGCCGCGGCGGTGGACGCGGCCTTCGACGGACGGCTCGCCGGCCTGCTCGCCACGCTCGGCGCGAGCGGCAAGGCCGAAGAGGTCGTCAAGGTGCCGACGCTGGGCAAGCTCCCCGCGGGCGTCGTGCTCGCCGTCGGGCTGGGCAAGGCCGGCGACGGGGTCACCCCCGAGCAGGTCCGCCGCGCCGCGGGCGCCGCCGGCCGCGCGCTGGCCGGCACCGACCGCGCGCTGGTCACGCTGTCGGAGCTGGACCTGCAGGCCGCCGTCGAGGGCACGATCCTCGGCTCCTACGTCTTCACCGAATACCGCTCCGAGAAGGGTGACGCCCCGGTCGCGAAGGTCGACTTCGCGAGCCCGTCGGCGGGCACCGCCCGCGAGCACAAGGCGACGCTCAAGGCGGCCGGCAGCATCGCCGAGGCGGTCATCACCGCCCGCGACCTGATCAACACGCCGCCGAACGACCTGTACCCGGCCTCCTTCGCCGACCGCGCGAAGAAGCTGGCCGAGGACAACGGCCTCGAGTTCGAGGTCCTCGACGAGAAGGCGTTGAAGCGCAAGGGCTTCGGCGGCATCCTGGGCGTCGGCGGCGGCTCGTCGCGCCCGCCGCGGCTGCTGCGCCTGGCCTACAAGCCCGCGAAGGCCGCCAAGAAGGTCGCGCTGGTCGGCAAGGGCATCACGTTCGACTCGGGCGGCATCTCCCTCAAGCCCGCCGCGAACATGGACCACATGACCTCGGACATGTCCGGCGCGGCCGGCGTGCTCGCGTCGGTCGTGCTGGCCGCGAAGCTGAAGTACCCCCTCGAGGTCGTGGCGCACATCCCGCTGGCGGAGAACCTGCCGTCGGGCACCTCCTACCGCCCGGGTGACGTGCTGACCATGTACGGCGGCAAGACCGTCGAGGTGCTCAACACCGACGCCGAGGGCCGCCTGGTCCTGGTCGACGCGATGGTCCGCGCCGCCGAGGAGAACCCGGACTACCTCATCGAGACCTCGACGCTGACCGGCGCCCAGGTCGTCGCGCTCGGCAACCGCACCGCCGGCGTCATGGGCTCGGACGGGTTCCGTGACCGCGTCGCGGCGATCATGCAGGCCACCGGCGAGAACGGCTGGCCGATGCCGCTGCCGGAGGAGCTGCGCACCGACCTCGACTCGCGGCTGGCCGACCTGGCGAACGTCACGGGCCACCGCTGGGGCGGCATGTTGGCCGCCGGTATTTTCCTGCGCGAGTTCGTCGCCGACGGCCTCGACTGGGTCCACATCGACATCGCGGGCCCGTCGTTCAACACCGGCTCGCCGTGGGGCTACACCGGCAAGGGCGGCACCGGCGTGCCGGTCCGGTCGATCGCCGCGGTGCTGGCGGACATCGCCGCCAACGGCTGA
- a CDS encoding SMI1/KNR4 family protein → MEPGEYHEAAVRDVLTAASSTVDEQIGYAALLLAVSGALGESDRLVTQWLARTERPVTALADGPVRARAWAMLFDARGRRPDWAAGLPPLDLGAEERAHTAMLRRPVSDLDGVLPPGPVAEVARHVAPAHPDRVRTALADGDLARWAALAGPRPDVATLAATRALVPALVAGADPLGLRDWAPTCAGALVAALHERYPPEPGTWPELIAEILRLRGGGTAPPPASEAAIRAAEFRLGVELPEDHRDFLRTCDGLPADVVFPRLLGTAELRAEDGVVVLAEPAVLLLSASLVVEVDPVLGSTVHRSFRDALVRHAALLAQSG, encoded by the coding sequence GTGGAGCCGGGCGAATACCACGAAGCGGCGGTCCGGGACGTCCTGACCGCCGCTTCGTCCACTGTGGACGAGCAGATCGGGTACGCCGCCCTGCTGCTCGCCGTCAGCGGCGCCCTCGGCGAGTCCGACCGGCTGGTGACGCAGTGGCTGGCCCGCACCGAACGGCCGGTGACCGCGCTGGCGGACGGCCCGGTGCGGGCCCGCGCGTGGGCGATGCTCTTCGACGCCCGCGGCCGCCGTCCGGACTGGGCCGCGGGCCTGCCGCCCCTCGACCTCGGCGCCGAGGAGCGCGCGCACACGGCGATGCTGCGCCGGCCCGTCTCCGACCTCGACGGCGTCCTCCCGCCGGGCCCGGTCGCGGAGGTCGCGCGGCACGTGGCACCGGCGCACCCGGACCGGGTCCGCACGGCGCTCGCCGACGGCGACCTCGCACGGTGGGCAGCGCTGGCCGGGCCGCGCCCCGACGTGGCGACGCTGGCGGCGACACGCGCACTGGTCCCGGCGCTGGTGGCCGGCGCGGACCCGCTGGGCCTGCGCGACTGGGCGCCGACGTGCGCGGGCGCGCTCGTCGCGGCCCTGCACGAGCGGTACCCGCCGGAGCCGGGGACGTGGCCGGAGCTGATCGCGGAGATCCTGCGCCTGCGCGGCGGCGGCACGGCACCGCCGCCGGCGTCGGAGGCGGCGATCCGCGCGGCCGAGTTCCGGCTGGGTGTCGAGCTGCCGGAGGACCACCGCGACTTCCTGCGCACCTGCGACGGCCTGCCCGCGGACGTCGTCTTCCCGCGGCTGCTGGGCACGGCCGAGCTGCGTGCCGAAGACGGGGTCGTGGTGCTGGCGGAACCGGCGGTGCTGCTGCTGTCGGCCTCGCTCGTCGTCGAGGTCGACCCGGTGCTGGGCAGCACGGTGCACCGCTCGTTCCGGGACGCGCTGGTCCGTCACGCCGCGCTGCTGGCCCAGTCCGGCTAG
- a CDS encoding GNAT family N-acetyltransferase, with amino-acid sequence MTTLTVEKITPRNVAAACLLAVEPHQKVFVAPVAVSLAEAYTQPDVAWPRLILADGEPVAFVMGAFDPTAELDFFRCGIWRLNVAAGHQRRGYGRFAVETVLEEARRRGEKTATVLWIPAEGGPEEFYLKLGFRPTGQTYHGEVVGRIDL; translated from the coding sequence GTGACGACCCTCACCGTGGAGAAGATCACGCCCCGCAACGTCGCGGCCGCGTGCCTGCTGGCCGTCGAACCCCACCAGAAGGTCTTCGTCGCGCCTGTCGCCGTCTCGCTCGCCGAGGCGTACACGCAGCCCGACGTCGCCTGGCCGCGGCTGATCCTGGCCGACGGCGAACCCGTCGCGTTCGTCATGGGCGCCTTCGACCCCACCGCGGAGCTGGACTTCTTCCGCTGCGGGATCTGGCGGCTCAACGTCGCCGCCGGACACCAGCGCCGCGGCTACGGCCGCTTCGCCGTGGAAACGGTCCTGGAGGAGGCCCGGCGGCGCGGCGAGAAGACGGCGACAGTGCTGTGGATCCCGGCCGAGGGCGGCCCGGAGGAGTTCTACCTCAAGCTGGGCTTCCGGCCGACCGGCCAGACCTACCACGGCGAGGTCGTCGGCCGGATCGACCTCTAG
- a CDS encoding oxidoreductase, with protein MVGVGLFDSLRRRAKGGQRAGTLRKARSEDTRHLEEWAAARRGVEAYVEPKTNVTETTVVLIAHDGEWTRRRIGSLEAAQQFGHRRSIPVYEVARVGYPKRMREYTERKKRGEA; from the coding sequence GTGGTCGGGGTGGGGCTGTTCGACTCGCTGCGCAGACGGGCCAAGGGGGGCCAGCGGGCCGGCACGCTGCGGAAAGCCCGTTCGGAGGATACCCGGCACCTGGAGGAGTGGGCGGCCGCGCGCCGGGGTGTCGAGGCCTACGTGGAGCCGAAGACGAACGTCACGGAGACCACTGTGGTGTTGATCGCCCACGACGGCGAGTGGACCCGCCGCCGGATCGGCAGCCTGGAGGCCGCCCAGCAGTTCGGCCACCGCCGCTCCATCCCGGTCTACGAGGTCGCCCGCGTCGGGTACCCGAAGCGGATGCGCGAGTACACCGAGCGCAAGAAGCGCGGCGAGGCCTAG
- the lpdA gene encoding dihydrolipoyl dehydrogenase, with protein MTDTSADLVILGGGSGGYAAAFRAAELGLSVTLIEKDKLGGTCLHRGCIPTKALLHAAEVADETRDAEAVGVKAAFEGIDIAGVNKYKDGIIARLYKGLQGLAKAHKVNLVEGAGTFVGGTTVEVDGTRYTGKNVILATGSYSRTLPGLELGGRIIASEQALALDYVPKKVVVLGGGVIGVEFASVWASFGVDVTIVEALPRLVPNEDEFASKQLERAFRRRKIAFKTGVKFTGAKQDDNGVSVSLESGETIEADLLLVAVGRGPNSAGHGYEEAGVKIERGFVLTDERLRTNLPNVYAVGDIVPGLQLAHRGFQQGIFVAEEIAGLNPRVIDESGIPRVTYSHPEVASVGLTESQAKDKYGADVTTFTYDLGGNGKSQILKTSGGVKLVKAPDGPVVGVHMVGDRVGELIGEAQLIYSWEAFPEDVAPLIHAHPTQTEALGEAFLALAGKPLHVHS; from the coding sequence GTGACCGACACCTCCGCCGACCTTGTGATCCTGGGAGGCGGATCGGGCGGCTACGCCGCGGCTTTCCGCGCGGCCGAGCTGGGCCTTTCCGTCACGCTGATCGAGAAGGACAAGCTGGGCGGGACCTGCCTCCACCGGGGCTGCATCCCGACCAAGGCCCTGCTCCACGCCGCCGAGGTCGCCGACGAGACCCGCGACGCCGAAGCCGTCGGCGTCAAGGCCGCCTTCGAGGGCATCGACATCGCCGGGGTCAACAAGTACAAGGACGGCATCATCGCCCGCCTGTACAAGGGCCTGCAGGGCCTGGCCAAGGCGCACAAGGTGAACCTCGTCGAGGGCGCCGGCACGTTCGTCGGCGGCACCACCGTCGAGGTGGACGGCACCCGCTACACCGGCAAGAACGTCATCCTCGCCACCGGCTCGTACTCGCGCACGCTGCCCGGCCTGGAGCTGGGCGGCCGCATCATCGCCAGCGAGCAGGCCCTCGCCCTCGACTACGTCCCCAAGAAGGTCGTGGTGCTGGGCGGCGGCGTGATCGGCGTCGAGTTCGCCAGCGTCTGGGCGTCCTTCGGTGTCGACGTCACCATCGTCGAGGCCCTGCCCCGGCTGGTCCCGAACGAGGACGAGTTCGCGTCCAAGCAGCTCGAGCGCGCGTTCCGCCGCCGCAAGATCGCCTTCAAGACCGGCGTGAAGTTCACCGGCGCGAAGCAGGACGACAACGGCGTGAGCGTCTCGCTGGAGTCCGGCGAGACCATCGAGGCCGACCTGCTGCTGGTCGCTGTCGGCCGCGGGCCGAACTCGGCGGGCCACGGCTACGAGGAGGCCGGCGTCAAGATCGAGCGCGGCTTCGTCCTCACCGACGAGCGGCTGCGCACCAACCTGCCGAACGTCTACGCCGTCGGCGACATCGTCCCCGGCCTGCAGCTCGCGCACCGCGGCTTCCAGCAGGGCATCTTCGTCGCCGAGGAGATCGCCGGGTTGAACCCGCGCGTGATCGACGAGAGCGGCATCCCGCGGGTCACCTACTCGCACCCGGAGGTCGCGTCGGTCGGGCTGACCGAGTCGCAGGCGAAGGACAAGTACGGCGCCGACGTCACGACGTTCACCTACGACCTCGGCGGCAACGGCAAGAGCCAGATCCTCAAGACCTCCGGCGGGGTGAAGCTGGTCAAGGCCCCGGACGGGCCGGTCGTGGGCGTGCACATGGTGGGCGACCGCGTCGGCGAGCTGATCGGCGAAGCGCAGCTGATCTACAGCTGGGAAGCCTTCCCGGAGGACGTCGCCCCGCTCATCCACGCGCACCCCACCCAGACCGAGGCCCTCGGTGAAGCGTTCCTCGCCCTCGCGGGGAAGCCGCTGCACGTGCACAGCTGA
- the sucB gene encoding 2-oxoglutarate dehydrogenase, E2 component, dihydrolipoamide succinyltransferase — MAYSVTLPELGESVTEGTVTRWLKQEGDTVEVDEPLLEISTDKVDTEVPSPVAGTVVKISAAEDETVEVGAELAVIDDGSGGVPESGSGNAPAQEEQQPEPEPQQQESAPRAEDSAPSKPDTAPASGGEGTEVKLPELGESVTEGTVTRWLKQVGDTVEVDEPLLEISTDKVDTEVPSPVAGTVLEIRAGEDETVEVGGVLAVIGDANAAPKAEAEPEPKPEPKPEPKPEPKPEPVQETKPEPKPEPQPEPQAAPAAKAAESAPAAAAKDGSADGPYVTPLVRKLASEHGIDLASLTGSGVGGRIRKQDVLAAAEAKQKQQAPAPAAPAAQAPAAAQAPSAPRPATVSPEIQALRGTVQKASRIRQITATKTRESLQVSAQLTQVHEVDVTKIAKLRQRAKAAFKEREGVNLTFLPFFAKATVEALKQHPNVNASYNEDTKEITYHGAVHLGIAVDTEKGLLSVVIHDAGELSLAGLAHRIADLAARARASQIKPDELTGGTFTITNIGSNGALFDTPIIVQPQSGMLGTGAVVKRPVVITDADGNDTIAIRSMVYLPLTYDHRLVDGADAGRFLTTIKQRLEEGNFEDELGL; from the coding sequence ATGGCCTACTCCGTCACATTGCCGGAGCTCGGGGAGAGCGTCACCGAAGGCACCGTCACCCGGTGGCTTAAGCAGGAGGGCGACACCGTCGAGGTCGACGAGCCGTTGCTCGAGATCTCGACCGACAAGGTCGACACCGAGGTGCCCTCCCCGGTGGCGGGCACGGTCGTGAAGATCAGCGCCGCCGAGGACGAGACCGTCGAGGTCGGCGCCGAGCTCGCCGTGATCGACGACGGTTCGGGCGGCGTGCCCGAGTCCGGCTCGGGCAACGCCCCGGCGCAGGAGGAGCAGCAGCCCGAGCCGGAGCCGCAGCAGCAGGAGTCCGCGCCGCGGGCCGAGGACAGCGCGCCGAGCAAGCCGGACACCGCGCCGGCGTCGGGCGGCGAAGGCACCGAGGTGAAGCTGCCCGAGCTGGGCGAGAGCGTCACCGAAGGCACCGTCACCCGGTGGCTTAAGCAGGTCGGCGACACCGTCGAGGTCGACGAGCCGTTGCTCGAGATCTCGACCGACAAGGTCGACACCGAGGTGCCGTCGCCGGTGGCGGGCACGGTGCTGGAGATCCGCGCGGGCGAGGACGAGACCGTCGAGGTCGGCGGCGTCCTGGCCGTGATCGGGGACGCGAACGCCGCTCCGAAGGCCGAGGCCGAGCCCGAGCCGAAGCCGGAACCCAAGCCCGAGCCGAAGCCGGAGCCCAAGCCCGAGCCGGTCCAGGAGACCAAGCCCGAGCCCAAGCCGGAACCCCAGCCCGAGCCGCAGGCCGCGCCCGCGGCGAAGGCGGCCGAGTCGGCTCCGGCCGCCGCGGCGAAGGACGGCTCGGCGGACGGCCCGTACGTCACGCCGCTGGTCCGCAAGCTGGCCTCCGAGCACGGCATCGACCTGGCGTCGCTGACCGGCAGCGGTGTCGGCGGCCGGATCCGCAAGCAGGACGTCCTGGCCGCGGCCGAGGCGAAGCAGAAGCAGCAGGCCCCGGCCCCCGCGGCGCCGGCCGCGCAGGCTCCGGCCGCCGCCCAGGCGCCGTCGGCCCCGCGTCCCGCCACGGTCTCCCCGGAGATCCAGGCGCTGCGCGGCACGGTCCAGAAGGCCAGCCGGATCCGCCAGATCACGGCGACCAAGACCCGCGAGTCGCTGCAGGTCTCCGCGCAGCTCACGCAGGTCCACGAGGTCGACGTCACGAAGATCGCCAAGCTGCGCCAGCGCGCCAAGGCGGCCTTCAAGGAGCGCGAGGGCGTCAACCTGACGTTCCTGCCGTTCTTCGCGAAGGCCACGGTCGAGGCGCTCAAGCAGCACCCGAACGTCAACGCGTCCTACAACGAGGACACGAAGGAGATCACCTACCACGGCGCCGTGCACCTGGGCATCGCGGTGGACACCGAGAAGGGCCTCCTCTCGGTCGTGATCCACGACGCGGGCGAGCTGAGCCTGGCCGGTCTCGCGCACCGCATCGCCGACCTGGCGGCGCGGGCCCGGGCGAGCCAGATCAAGCCGGACGAGCTGACCGGTGGCACGTTCACCATCACGAACATCGGCTCGAACGGCGCGCTGTTCGACACGCCGATCATCGTGCAGCCGCAGTCGGGCATGCTCGGCACGGGCGCGGTCGTCAAGCGCCCGGTGGTGATCACCGACGCCGACGGCAACGACACGATCGCCATCCGGTCCATGGTGTACCTGCCGCTGACCTACGACCACCGCCTGGTCGACGGCGCCGACGCGGGCCGCTTCCTGACGACGATCAAGCAGCGTCTGGAAGAAGGCAACTTCGAGGACGAGCTCGGCCTCTGA
- a CDS encoding TIGR01777 family oxidoreductase gives MRVLIAGASGLIGSALAGRLRREGHEVRTLVRREARAATEFRWDPPSGTITAGAFEGADAVVNLGGRRLFPGRWSAMRKQELTDSRVEPTEVLAEAVAEHGVGVLVNASAVGYYGHTRESIVDESAPRGRGFLAELCEAWEAATAHAGDARVVKIRTGLVLSARGGLYGTLRPLFRLGLGGRLGDGRQYLPWIALDDEVGAIVHVLTHDDVSGPVNLTGPAPVTNAEFTRAVGRAVGRPAPWRVPGFALKAVLGQAGEEMALFGQRAVPAALERSGYEFRHRTLAAALAAA, from the coding sequence ATGCGAGTACTCATCGCCGGCGCGAGCGGCCTGATCGGGTCGGCGCTGGCCGGGCGCCTGCGGCGCGAAGGCCACGAGGTCCGCACCCTGGTCCGCCGCGAAGCACGGGCGGCCACGGAGTTCCGCTGGGACCCGCCGTCCGGCACCATCACGGCCGGGGCCTTCGAGGGTGCCGACGCCGTCGTGAACCTGGGCGGCCGGCGGCTGTTCCCCGGCCGGTGGAGCGCGATGCGCAAGCAGGAGCTCACCGACAGCCGCGTCGAGCCGACCGAGGTGCTGGCCGAAGCCGTCGCCGAACACGGTGTCGGGGTGCTCGTCAACGCGTCCGCCGTCGGGTACTACGGCCACACGCGGGAGTCCATTGTGGACGAATCGGCGCCGCGCGGCCGCGGGTTCCTCGCCGAACTCTGCGAGGCGTGGGAAGCGGCGACGGCGCACGCGGGCGACGCGCGCGTCGTCAAGATCCGGACCGGGCTGGTGCTCTCGGCGCGAGGCGGGCTGTACGGCACACTGCGTCCGCTGTTCCGGCTCGGCCTGGGCGGGCGTCTCGGCGACGGCCGCCAGTACCTGCCGTGGATCGCCCTCGACGACGAAGTCGGCGCGATCGTCCACGTGCTGACGCACGACGACGTGTCCGGGCCGGTGAACCTGACCGGGCCGGCCCCGGTGACGAACGCCGAGTTCACCCGCGCGGTCGGGCGGGCCGTGGGCCGGCCGGCGCCGTGGCGGGTGCCCGGGTTCGCGCTCAAGGCCGTGCTCGGGCAGGCCGGTGAGGAGATGGCGTTGTTCGGGCAGCGGGCGGTCCCGGCCGCGCTGGAGCGGTCCGGCTACGAGTTCCGGCACCGGACCCTGGCCGCCGCGCTCGCCGCCGCATGA
- a CDS encoding phosphatase PAP2 family protein: protein MSVRLQRWLVAGVVLCAAFVLLGLSVSRHPLSLDVRVANALHGVYAEPLGRVAQAGSDVLGPVLPYILGVALLALALRRREHFGLCVRLAAVLLLCRLTSLVFKPVFVRERPRDYPDLSYPSGHVVSVASTGFVLLLLCAWLWPRLVRRVAAGVAVATVLSAACRVVLGVHWVTDTIGAVLAVSGVGLLSACALRLLPPGDGRSLDG from the coding sequence ATGAGCGTCCGGCTGCAGCGCTGGCTCGTCGCCGGCGTGGTGCTCTGCGCGGCGTTCGTCCTGCTGGGGCTGAGCGTCTCGCGGCACCCGCTGAGCCTCGACGTCCGGGTGGCGAACGCGCTGCACGGCGTGTACGCGGAGCCGCTCGGCCGCGTGGCGCAGGCCGGGAGCGACGTGCTCGGCCCGGTCCTGCCCTACATTCTCGGCGTCGCGCTGCTGGCGCTGGCGTTGCGCCGCCGCGAGCACTTCGGGCTGTGCGTGCGGCTCGCCGCCGTGCTGCTGCTGTGCCGGCTGACCAGCCTGGTGTTCAAGCCCGTCTTCGTGCGCGAACGCCCGCGTGACTATCCGGATCTGAGCTATCCGAGCGGGCACGTCGTGTCGGTGGCGAGCACCGGGTTCGTCCTGCTCCTGCTGTGCGCGTGGCTGTGGCCGCGGCTGGTCCGCCGGGTGGCCGCGGGGGTCGCCGTGGCCACCGTGCTGTCGGCGGCCTGCCGCGTCGTGCTGGGCGTGCACTGGGTGACGGACACGATCGGCGCAGTGCTGGCCGTGAGCGGTGTCGGGCTGCTCTCAGCATGTGCGTTGCGGCTGCTTCCCCCGGGTGACGGGCGTAGCCTCGACGGGTGA
- the lipB gene encoding lipoyl(octanoyl) transferase LipB yields MSSSRTSCRASTEPVDVRELGTIDYTEAWELQRSCLTARADGTAPDTMLLLEHPSVYTAGKRTEPADRPTDGTPVIDVDRGGKITWHGPGQLVGYPIVKLGDPIDVVHYVRRLEEALIHVCDQLGVHSGRVEGRSGVWIPADDRGIERKIAAIGIRVQRGVTMHGFELNCNADLSAFDTIVPCGIRDAGVTSLSYELQRDVTVEAVLPLARDAVLAALEGELPVSEDRWLPRPEAPKAPGVTFALQN; encoded by the coding sequence GTGAGTTCTTCCCGCACTTCCTGCCGCGCCAGCACCGAGCCCGTCGACGTCCGGGAGCTCGGCACGATCGACTACACCGAAGCCTGGGAGCTCCAGCGGAGCTGTCTCACCGCCCGCGCCGACGGCACCGCGCCGGACACGATGCTCCTGCTGGAGCACCCCTCCGTGTACACCGCGGGCAAACGCACCGAGCCCGCCGACCGCCCCACCGACGGCACGCCGGTGATCGACGTCGACCGTGGCGGCAAGATCACCTGGCACGGCCCCGGCCAGCTGGTCGGCTACCCGATCGTCAAGCTCGGCGACCCGATCGACGTCGTCCACTACGTGCGGCGGCTGGAGGAAGCGCTGATCCACGTGTGCGACCAGCTGGGCGTGCACAGCGGCCGGGTGGAGGGCCGCAGCGGCGTGTGGATCCCGGCCGACGACCGCGGCATCGAGCGCAAGATCGCGGCGATCGGCATCCGCGTCCAGCGCGGCGTGACGATGCACGGCTTCGAGCTGAACTGCAACGCGGACCTGTCGGCGTTCGACACGATCGTGCCGTGCGGCATCCGCGACGCGGGCGTGACGTCCCTGTCGTACGAGCTGCAGCGCGACGTCACGGTCGAGGCAGTGCTGCCGCTGGCCCGCGACGCGGTCCTGGCGGCGCTGGAAGGCGAGCTGCCGGTGAGCGAGGACCGCTGGCTGCCCCGCCCGGAGGCCCCGAAGGCCCCCGGCGTCACCTTCGCCCTGCAGAACTGA
- a CDS encoding LLM class F420-dependent oxidoreductase: MDLRIFTEPQQGASYDDLLRVAKATEAAGYDAFFRSDHYLKMGSADGLPGPTDAWITLAGLARETSRIRLGTLVTAATFRHPGPLAISVAQVDRMSGGRVEFGLGSGWYDAEHEAYGLTLPPLKERFDRYAEQLEIVTGLWKTPVGSTYSFEGEYYRLVDSPALPKPAQSPAPPVIVGGQGKKRTPALAARFADEFNLPFVDAETAAAQFARVDAAAGEIGRDPKEILRSVALVVAVGRTEEEVARRASVIGRDVAELRANGLAGTPAEVVDRIGQWREKTGITRLYLQLLDLSDLDQIDLIAAEVAPRLD, translated from the coding sequence GTGGACTTGAGGATCTTCACCGAGCCCCAGCAGGGGGCCAGCTACGACGACCTGCTGCGCGTCGCCAAGGCGACCGAAGCCGCCGGGTACGACGCCTTCTTCCGCAGCGACCACTACCTGAAGATGGGCTCGGCCGACGGCCTGCCCGGCCCGACCGACGCGTGGATCACCCTCGCCGGCCTGGCCCGCGAGACCAGCCGCATCCGGCTCGGGACGCTCGTCACGGCGGCGACGTTCCGCCACCCCGGCCCGCTGGCCATCTCCGTCGCCCAGGTCGACCGGATGTCCGGCGGCCGCGTCGAATTCGGCCTCGGCTCGGGCTGGTACGACGCCGAGCACGAGGCGTACGGCCTCACGCTGCCGCCGCTGAAGGAACGCTTCGACCGCTACGCCGAGCAGCTCGAGATCGTCACCGGGCTGTGGAAGACGCCGGTCGGGTCGACGTATTCCTTCGAGGGCGAGTACTACCGCCTCGTCGATTCGCCGGCCCTGCCGAAGCCCGCGCAGTCGCCGGCCCCGCCGGTGATCGTCGGCGGCCAGGGCAAGAAGCGCACCCCGGCGCTCGCGGCGCGGTTCGCCGACGAGTTCAACCTGCCGTTCGTGGACGCCGAGACCGCGGCGGCGCAGTTCGCCCGCGTCGACGCGGCGGCCGGGGAGATCGGCCGCGACCCCAAGGAGATCCTGCGGTCGGTCGCGCTCGTCGTCGCGGTGGGCCGCACCGAGGAGGAGGTCGCGCGGCGGGCGTCGGTCATCGGGCGGGACGTCGCCGAGCTGCGGGCGAACGGCCTGGCGGGGACACCCGCGGAGGTCGTCGACCGGATCGGGCAGTGGCGCGAAAAGACCGGCATCACGCGGCTGTACCTGCAGCTGCTGGATCTCTCGGACCTCGACCAGATCGACCTGATCGCCGCCGAGGTGGCCCCTCGGCTGGACTGA